One genomic window of Micropterus dolomieu isolate WLL.071019.BEF.003 ecotype Adirondacks linkage group LG06, ASM2129224v1, whole genome shotgun sequence includes the following:
- the si:ch211-14a17.10 gene encoding golgin subfamily A member 4 isoform X1, protein MAGGSHFIWIPFLLSCVFQASDNRHVHQDVNSLISPTGNSEVESILSKIPITIPEGIDPKNINVTLVSIRTCADLKEQLTLLNRQLQQTTLHNSHLENEAFGLRRESRLLKQQLASCSSTASAITGSYQTQLHNKMKQLLETFDSDTFLILKTIALTREVSTLQKKVKHAANSTETTIEIQVLKRELQEKINELNAKTQEIERSHTNSLLILQIISLQNQIWDLEQAISRRGEASLQPDKGILALQGQLDKKLSELRGKGDADSVMLELISVHSKIAVMRRLIRVHIEESRTNTADYQRQWRQKAELLKKKILQLNRDENNTELTKEILKLQAEVENLRQLMINAKITTDSQLTELRLILEREKKQQEILEKQLEEAEYVQAQLIMKIISIMKEVRELQVDEQDQTTSTSQATTLQTLLQAKEIEYAKAQDEINELRRKLQLKSQQCSGLEGRYEHVNTEFEQKILELNRTGDFKSALILNVMKLYDELKTLRDQISTTEDPERISELQRQLEEKQDELNFMTDDIERLIANPKRILTIIELQNDMWDLETKAANDTTGDYVKELQNRVDGLISEIDDKGDKKTKLMLKIITLQSQVEQLQSQLSDIQMLRPTHITQLRNDLTTKRNELQKYVNELNEKNQTDTRLILTVTDLRNQLRNLERERNNNNNIKSSLTKLREQLKASMAQHSRDQAELRELQSKLQLKSQQCSGLEERYEHLKTEFEQKIVELNRTGDSKSALILNVINLHDELKTLRDRITTTEDPERISELRRQVEGKQDELNTRTADIERLIANPKIVLTIIELQNEIWDLEKKAANSGRVKELENRVDDLISQIEDEGGENTKLMLKILMLQSQVEQLQKRLSDVNTLQTSQVTELANDFTTKKRELQKYVSELNEKDLANAKLILTVTDLHNQLKNLDKLKNEGQAATATITKLKEQLKAKVEEHAQDQAKIKDLQNQLTQTEAQCSSFDQTLKDLQNDLDSKMKELQNKSDTVTTLALQVSTLTLQLEELKRQLQNTESESKIKELQKIIDEKTNELAKKTAELNARSAQPQRFLQIIAIQTEIERFSNLARNDTDYEKIRGLQNHLNYLISGIQDENSENTKLMFKILAEQDEIAKLKRQQVKQTQEKLKEIKDLENELEDVRNQIKEKTLVLHTSDLTIANLSAQIMELHKKIKPLEEAISIIKEENAENLEEIQKRLDLTKRQLQDSEHLLKEADANNFKSIMEISDLRAKLKKAQKLASRASGKDISELEQQIQTLKKENRNLENTNIDLKQEVQELKMCCSDVNTHCDDLQRQLQQSHEDADRLQQQLLEKDGKLDQLQQELEKQTREYNKLQDDYINLQNKVADVEDNTIFARKMTLDPNTANPRIVLSADNTEMSTAETIQNIPDNPGRFDVALGVLGSTGFSSGRHYWEVSVAGKLCYHLGMASESAERKGSITFRPTNGFWTIVLNKQGQYKAIDKRSVIIPVETQPLTLGILLDYKKGQVSFYDAGARSHMYSFVGQTFTDKIYPFINFCVEDIESSTPIVLLSPGSVDWIK, encoded by the exons ATGGCTGGAGGTTCTCACTTCATTTGGATTCCCTTCCTTCTCTCCTGTGTCTTTCAAGCTTCTGACAACAGACATG tCCATCAGGATGTGAATAGTTTAATTAGTCCTACAGGAAATTCAGAGGTGGAGTCCATCCTTTCAAAGATCCCA ATAACTATACCAGAAGGAATAGATCCCAAGAATATAAATGTAACG TTAGTTTCTATCAGAACTTGTGCTG ATTTGAAGGAACAGCTGACGCTGCTTAACAGGCAGCTTCAACAGACAACTCTCCACAACAGCCACCTAG AGAATGAAGCCTTTGGGTTGAGGAGGGAATCCAGATTGCTGAAACAGCAGCTTGCTTCATGCAGTTCGACAGCCTCAGCTATTACTGGCT CTTATCAAACCCAATTacacaacaaaatgaaacagcttCTGGAGACATTTGATAGTGACACATTTCTGA TTCTGAAAACCATTGCTCTCACCAGGGAAGTGAGTACATTACAGAAGAAGGTCAAACATGCTGCTAATTCTACTGAAACTACTATTGAAATCCAAG TGCTGAAGAGAGAGCTGCAAGAGAAAATCAATGAACTGAATGCAAAGACACAGGAGATTGAAAGAAGCCACACTAACTCATTACTGA TTCTTCAGATCATCTCACTGCAAAATCAGATCTGGGATTTGGAACAGGCAATATCAAGAAGAGGAGAAGCTAGCCTTCAACCGGACAAGGGAATTCTGG CTCTACAAGGCCAACTGGACAAGAAGCTCAGTGAGCTGCGAGGCAAAGGAGATGCCGACTCAGTTA TGCTGGAGCTGATATCAGTGCACAGTAAGATTGCAGTGATGCGGAGGCTCATCCGTGTCCACATTGAGGAATCCAGAACTAATACTGCTG atTACCAGAGGCAATGGAGGCAAAAAGCTGAGCTCCTTAAAAAGAAGATTTTACAGTTGAATCGAGATGAGAATAACACCGAACTTA CCAAGGAAATTTTGAAACTGCAAGCAGAGGTGGAGAACTTAAgacagttaatgataaatgcTAAAATCACAACTGATTCCCAACTTACAG AGCTAAGACTTATTTTGGAGCGGGAGAAGAAACAGCAAGAAATCTTGGAGAAACAACTGGAGGAAGCGGAGTATGTCCAGGCACAGCTGA TCATGAAAATCATCAGCATAATGAAAGAGGTGAGAGAGCTGCAAGTCGATGAGCAAGACCAGACAACATCAACAAGTCAAGCCACCA CTCTTCAGACTCTGCTTCAAGCCAAAGAAATTGAATATGCCAAAGCTCAGGATGAAATAAATG AGCTGCGGAGGAAACTGCAATTAAAGAGTCAACAATGCTCTGGTCTTGAGGGAAGATATGAGC ATGTAAATACTGAATTTGAACAGAAGATTTTAGAACTGAACAGAACCGGGGACTTCAAATCAGCACTCA TTCTGAACGTGATGAAACTATATGATGAGCTGAAGACTCTGAGGGATCAGATCTCCACCACAGAAGACCCAGAGAGGATCTCAG agctgcagaggcaACTGGAGGAAAAGCAAGACGAACTGAACTTCATGACTGACGATATAGAGAGACTGATTGCAAACCCAAAAAGAA ttttaacaATCATAGAGCTGCAGAATGACATGTGGGACCTTGAGACAAAGGCTGCCAATGACACCACTGGCGACTATGTAAAAG AGTTGCAGAACAGAGTCGATGGCCTAATCAGTGAAATAGATGACAAaggtgacaaaaaaacaaaactga TGCTGAAAATCATAACCCTGCAGAGTCAGGTGGAGCAGCTGCAGAGTCAGTTGTCAGACATCCAGATGTTACGACCCACTCACATAACCC AGCTCAGAAATGATCTTACGACTAAGAGGAATGAGCTACAGAAATATGTCAACGAGCTGAATGAGAAGAATCAAACAGACACCAGGTTGA TTCTTACAGTCACCGATCTGCGCAACCAACTCAGAAACCTAGAAAGAGAacgaaacaacaacaacaatatcaaATCATCTTTAACAA AGCTGAGGGAACAACTGAAGGCAAGCATGGCGCAGCACTCTCGCGATCAAGCTGAGCTTAGGG agctgcagagcAAACTGCAATTAAAGAGTCAACAATGCTCTGGTCTTGAGGAAAGATATGAGC ATTTAAAGACTGAATTTGAACAGAAGATTGTAGAACTGAACAGAACCGGAGACTCCAAATCAGCACTCA TTCTGAACGTGATAAACCTGCATGATGAGCTTAAGACTCTGAGGGATCGGATCACCACCACAGAAGACCCAGAGAGGATCTCAG AGCTACGTAGGCAAGTGGAGGGGAAGCAAGACGAACTGAACACCAGGACTGCAGACATAGAGAGACTTATTGCAAACCCAAAAATAG ttttaacaATCATTGAGCTGCAGAATGAGATATGGGATCTTGAGAAAAAGGCCGCCAATAGTGGCCGTGTGAAAG AGTTGGAGAACAGGGTGGATGACCTTATCAGTCAAATAGAAGACGAAGGCGGcgaaaacacaaaactga TGCTGAAAATCCTGATGCTTCAGAGTCAGgttgagcagctgcagaagcGGTTGTCAGACGTCAACACATTACAAACATCGCAGGTAACCG AGCTCGCAAATGATTTCACAACTAAGAAGAGAGAGCTGCAGAAATATGTCAGCGAGCTGAATGAGAAGGATCTGGCAAACGCCAAATTAA TTCTGACAGTCACTGATCTGCACAACCAACTCAAAAATCTAGACAAATTAAAGAACGAGGGCCAAGCTGCTACTGCTACAATTACTA AGCTGAAAGAACAACTGAAGGCAAAAGTGGAGGAGCACGCACAAGATCAAGCTAAGATCAAGG ATCTGCAGAATCAGCTGACGCAGACAGAGGCACAGTGTTCCAGTTTTGACCAAACACTTAAAG ATCTGCAGAATGACCTGGATTCCAAAATGAAGGAACTGCAGAACAAATCTGACACTGTTACTACACTTG CTCTTCAGGTTTCTACATTAACCCTGCAACTGGAGGAGCTAAAGAGACAACTGCAAAACACTGAAtctgaaagtaaaataaaag AGCTCCAAAAAATAATAGATGAGAAAACAAATGAGTTGGCCAAAAAAACAGCGGAGCTAAATGCAAGAAGTGCTCAGCCACAAAGAT TTCTGCAGATTATTGCAATACAAACAGAGATTGAGAGGTTTTCGAATCTGGCAAGAAATGACACAGATTACGAGAAGATTAGAG GACTCCAAAACCATTTGAACTATCTGATTTCCGGAATTCAAgatgaaaacagtgaaaatacTAAACTGA TGTTTAAAATCTTGGCTGAACAAGATGAAATAGCAAAACTGAAGAGGCAACAAGTGAAACAGACTCAAGAAAAATTGAAGGAAATTAAAG ATCTGGAGAATGAACTAGAGGATGTCAGAAATCAGATAAAAGAAAAGACACTGGTGCTGCACACCAGCGACTTGACGATTGCTAACTTGT CGGCTCAGATTATGGAACTTCACAAGAAAATCAAACCACTTGAAGAAGCCATATCAATcattaaagaagaaaatgctGAAAACCTCGAAG AGATTCAGAAGAGACTGGATTTGACGAAGAGGCAACTGCAAGACAGCGAACATCTACTTAAGGAAGCAGAtgcaaataattttaaatcaa TAATGGAGATTTCTGATCTGAGGGCAAAACTGAAAAAGGCTCAGAAACTGGCATCCAGAGCTTCTGGAAAAGATATCAGCG AGTTGgaacaacaaatacaaacactgaaaaaagagaacagaaatcttgaaaacacaaatatag ACTTAAAGCAAGAGGTCCAAGAACTGAAAATGTGCTGCTCTGATGTCAACACCCATTGTGACG ATTTACAAAGACAACTGCAACAGAGCCATGAGGATGCGGATCGcctacagcagcagctgcttgAGAAGGATGGCAAGCTCgaccagctgcagcaggagTTAGAAAAACAAACCAGGGAGTATAACAAACTGCAGGACGACTACATCA ATCTTCAAAACAAAGTGGCTGATGTTGAAGATAATACAATCTTTGCCA GGAAGATGACCTTGGATCCAAACACAGCAAACCCAAGAATAGTTCTGTCTGCAGATAACACAGAGATGTCCACTGctgaaacaatacaaaatatcCCAGACAATCCAGGCCGGTTTGATGTGGCTCTCGGTGTCCTGGGCAGTACTGGATTCTCAAGTGGCAGACATTACTGGGAGGTGTCTGTAGCTGGGAAGCTTTGTTACCATCTTGGGATGGCTAGTGAATCTGCTGAAAGAAAGGGAAGTATAACATTCAGGCCGACAAATGGTTTCTGGACCATAGTTCTGAACAAGCAGGGTCAGTATAAAGCTATTGATAAGCGGTCTGTTATTATTCCAGTTGAGACGCAACCTCTGACACTGGGCATTCTGCTGGACTACAAAAAGGGACAAGTCTCTTTTTATGATGCTGGTGCCAGATCTCATATGTACTCATTTGTAGGTCAAACATTTACAGATAAAATCTATCCATTTATCAATTTTTGTGTTGAGGACATTGAAAGTTCTACTCCAATAGTGTTGCTTTCTCCTGGATCAGTTGACTGGATAAAATAG
- the si:ch211-14a17.10 gene encoding golgin subfamily A member 4 isoform X2, with amino-acid sequence MAGGSHFIWIPFLLSCVFQASDNRHVHQDVNSLISPTGNSEVESILSKIPITIPEGIDPKNINVTLVSIRTCADLKEQLTLLNRQLQQTTLHNSHLENEAFGLRRESRLLKQQLASCSSTASAITGSYQTQLHNKMKQLLETFDSDTFLILKTIALTREVSTLQKKVKHAANSTETTIEIQVLKRELQEKINELNAKTQEIERSHTNSLLILQIISLQNQIWDLEQAISRRGEASLQPDKGILALQGQLDKKLSELRGKGDADSVMLELISVHSKIAVMRRLIRVHIEESRTNTADYQRQWRQKAELLKKKILQLNRDENNTELTKEILKLQAEVENLRQLMINAKITTDSQLTELRLILEREKKQQEILEKQLEEAEYVQAQLIMKIISIMKEVRELQVDEQDQTTSTSQATTLQTLLQAKEIEYAKAQDEINELRRKLQLKSQQCSGLEGRYEHVNTEFEQKILELNRTGDFKSALILNVMKLYDELKTLRDQISTTEDPERISELQRQLEEKQDELNFMTDDIERLIANPKRILTIIELQNDMWDLETKAANDTTGDYVKELQNRVDGLISEIDDKVLKIITLQSQVEQLQSQLSDIQMLRPTHITQLRNDLTTKRNELQKYVNELNEKNQTDTRLILTVTDLRNQLRNLERERNNNNNIKSSLTKLREQLKASMAQHSRDQAELRELQSKLQLKSQQCSGLEERYEHLKTEFEQKIVELNRTGDSKSALILNVINLHDELKTLRDRITTTEDPERISELRRQVEGKQDELNTRTADIERLIANPKIVLTIIELQNEIWDLEKKAANSGRVKELENRVDDLISQIEDEGGENTKLMLKILMLQSQVEQLQKRLSDVNTLQTSQVTELANDFTTKKRELQKYVSELNEKDLANAKLILTVTDLHNQLKNLDKLKNEGQAATATITKLKEQLKAKVEEHAQDQAKIKDLQNQLTQTEAQCSSFDQTLKDLQNDLDSKMKELQNKSDTVTTLALQVSTLTLQLEELKRQLQNTESESKIKELQKIIDEKTNELAKKTAELNARSAQPQRFLQIIAIQTEIERFSNLARNDTDYEKIRGLQNHLNYLISGIQDENSENTKLMFKILAEQDEIAKLKRQQVKQTQEKLKEIKDLENELEDVRNQIKEKTLVLHTSDLTIANLSAQIMELHKKIKPLEEAISIIKEENAENLEEIQKRLDLTKRQLQDSEHLLKEADANNFKSIMEISDLRAKLKKAQKLASRASGKDISELEQQIQTLKKENRNLENTNIDLKQEVQELKMCCSDVNTHCDDLQRQLQQSHEDADRLQQQLLEKDGKLDQLQQELEKQTREYNKLQDDYINLQNKVADVEDNTIFARKMTLDPNTANPRIVLSADNTEMSTAETIQNIPDNPGRFDVALGVLGSTGFSSGRHYWEVSVAGKLCYHLGMASESAERKGSITFRPTNGFWTIVLNKQGQYKAIDKRSVIIPVETQPLTLGILLDYKKGQVSFYDAGARSHMYSFVGQTFTDKIYPFINFCVEDIESSTPIVLLSPGSVDWIK; translated from the exons ATGGCTGGAGGTTCTCACTTCATTTGGATTCCCTTCCTTCTCTCCTGTGTCTTTCAAGCTTCTGACAACAGACATG tCCATCAGGATGTGAATAGTTTAATTAGTCCTACAGGAAATTCAGAGGTGGAGTCCATCCTTTCAAAGATCCCA ATAACTATACCAGAAGGAATAGATCCCAAGAATATAAATGTAACG TTAGTTTCTATCAGAACTTGTGCTG ATTTGAAGGAACAGCTGACGCTGCTTAACAGGCAGCTTCAACAGACAACTCTCCACAACAGCCACCTAG AGAATGAAGCCTTTGGGTTGAGGAGGGAATCCAGATTGCTGAAACAGCAGCTTGCTTCATGCAGTTCGACAGCCTCAGCTATTACTGGCT CTTATCAAACCCAATTacacaacaaaatgaaacagcttCTGGAGACATTTGATAGTGACACATTTCTGA TTCTGAAAACCATTGCTCTCACCAGGGAAGTGAGTACATTACAGAAGAAGGTCAAACATGCTGCTAATTCTACTGAAACTACTATTGAAATCCAAG TGCTGAAGAGAGAGCTGCAAGAGAAAATCAATGAACTGAATGCAAAGACACAGGAGATTGAAAGAAGCCACACTAACTCATTACTGA TTCTTCAGATCATCTCACTGCAAAATCAGATCTGGGATTTGGAACAGGCAATATCAAGAAGAGGAGAAGCTAGCCTTCAACCGGACAAGGGAATTCTGG CTCTACAAGGCCAACTGGACAAGAAGCTCAGTGAGCTGCGAGGCAAAGGAGATGCCGACTCAGTTA TGCTGGAGCTGATATCAGTGCACAGTAAGATTGCAGTGATGCGGAGGCTCATCCGTGTCCACATTGAGGAATCCAGAACTAATACTGCTG atTACCAGAGGCAATGGAGGCAAAAAGCTGAGCTCCTTAAAAAGAAGATTTTACAGTTGAATCGAGATGAGAATAACACCGAACTTA CCAAGGAAATTTTGAAACTGCAAGCAGAGGTGGAGAACTTAAgacagttaatgataaatgcTAAAATCACAACTGATTCCCAACTTACAG AGCTAAGACTTATTTTGGAGCGGGAGAAGAAACAGCAAGAAATCTTGGAGAAACAACTGGAGGAAGCGGAGTATGTCCAGGCACAGCTGA TCATGAAAATCATCAGCATAATGAAAGAGGTGAGAGAGCTGCAAGTCGATGAGCAAGACCAGACAACATCAACAAGTCAAGCCACCA CTCTTCAGACTCTGCTTCAAGCCAAAGAAATTGAATATGCCAAAGCTCAGGATGAAATAAATG AGCTGCGGAGGAAACTGCAATTAAAGAGTCAACAATGCTCTGGTCTTGAGGGAAGATATGAGC ATGTAAATACTGAATTTGAACAGAAGATTTTAGAACTGAACAGAACCGGGGACTTCAAATCAGCACTCA TTCTGAACGTGATGAAACTATATGATGAGCTGAAGACTCTGAGGGATCAGATCTCCACCACAGAAGACCCAGAGAGGATCTCAG agctgcagaggcaACTGGAGGAAAAGCAAGACGAACTGAACTTCATGACTGACGATATAGAGAGACTGATTGCAAACCCAAAAAGAA ttttaacaATCATAGAGCTGCAGAATGACATGTGGGACCTTGAGACAAAGGCTGCCAATGACACCACTGGCGACTATGTAAAAG AGTTGCAGAACAGAGTCGATGGCCTAATCAGTGAAATAGATGACAAag TGCTGAAAATCATAACCCTGCAGAGTCAGGTGGAGCAGCTGCAGAGTCAGTTGTCAGACATCCAGATGTTACGACCCACTCACATAACCC AGCTCAGAAATGATCTTACGACTAAGAGGAATGAGCTACAGAAATATGTCAACGAGCTGAATGAGAAGAATCAAACAGACACCAGGTTGA TTCTTACAGTCACCGATCTGCGCAACCAACTCAGAAACCTAGAAAGAGAacgaaacaacaacaacaatatcaaATCATCTTTAACAA AGCTGAGGGAACAACTGAAGGCAAGCATGGCGCAGCACTCTCGCGATCAAGCTGAGCTTAGGG agctgcagagcAAACTGCAATTAAAGAGTCAACAATGCTCTGGTCTTGAGGAAAGATATGAGC ATTTAAAGACTGAATTTGAACAGAAGATTGTAGAACTGAACAGAACCGGAGACTCCAAATCAGCACTCA TTCTGAACGTGATAAACCTGCATGATGAGCTTAAGACTCTGAGGGATCGGATCACCACCACAGAAGACCCAGAGAGGATCTCAG AGCTACGTAGGCAAGTGGAGGGGAAGCAAGACGAACTGAACACCAGGACTGCAGACATAGAGAGACTTATTGCAAACCCAAAAATAG ttttaacaATCATTGAGCTGCAGAATGAGATATGGGATCTTGAGAAAAAGGCCGCCAATAGTGGCCGTGTGAAAG AGTTGGAGAACAGGGTGGATGACCTTATCAGTCAAATAGAAGACGAAGGCGGcgaaaacacaaaactga TGCTGAAAATCCTGATGCTTCAGAGTCAGgttgagcagctgcagaagcGGTTGTCAGACGTCAACACATTACAAACATCGCAGGTAACCG AGCTCGCAAATGATTTCACAACTAAGAAGAGAGAGCTGCAGAAATATGTCAGCGAGCTGAATGAGAAGGATCTGGCAAACGCCAAATTAA TTCTGACAGTCACTGATCTGCACAACCAACTCAAAAATCTAGACAAATTAAAGAACGAGGGCCAAGCTGCTACTGCTACAATTACTA AGCTGAAAGAACAACTGAAGGCAAAAGTGGAGGAGCACGCACAAGATCAAGCTAAGATCAAGG ATCTGCAGAATCAGCTGACGCAGACAGAGGCACAGTGTTCCAGTTTTGACCAAACACTTAAAG ATCTGCAGAATGACCTGGATTCCAAAATGAAGGAACTGCAGAACAAATCTGACACTGTTACTACACTTG CTCTTCAGGTTTCTACATTAACCCTGCAACTGGAGGAGCTAAAGAGACAACTGCAAAACACTGAAtctgaaagtaaaataaaag AGCTCCAAAAAATAATAGATGAGAAAACAAATGAGTTGGCCAAAAAAACAGCGGAGCTAAATGCAAGAAGTGCTCAGCCACAAAGAT TTCTGCAGATTATTGCAATACAAACAGAGATTGAGAGGTTTTCGAATCTGGCAAGAAATGACACAGATTACGAGAAGATTAGAG GACTCCAAAACCATTTGAACTATCTGATTTCCGGAATTCAAgatgaaaacagtgaaaatacTAAACTGA TGTTTAAAATCTTGGCTGAACAAGATGAAATAGCAAAACTGAAGAGGCAACAAGTGAAACAGACTCAAGAAAAATTGAAGGAAATTAAAG ATCTGGAGAATGAACTAGAGGATGTCAGAAATCAGATAAAAGAAAAGACACTGGTGCTGCACACCAGCGACTTGACGATTGCTAACTTGT CGGCTCAGATTATGGAACTTCACAAGAAAATCAAACCACTTGAAGAAGCCATATCAATcattaaagaagaaaatgctGAAAACCTCGAAG AGATTCAGAAGAGACTGGATTTGACGAAGAGGCAACTGCAAGACAGCGAACATCTACTTAAGGAAGCAGAtgcaaataattttaaatcaa TAATGGAGATTTCTGATCTGAGGGCAAAACTGAAAAAGGCTCAGAAACTGGCATCCAGAGCTTCTGGAAAAGATATCAGCG AGTTGgaacaacaaatacaaacactgaaaaaagagaacagaaatcttgaaaacacaaatatag ACTTAAAGCAAGAGGTCCAAGAACTGAAAATGTGCTGCTCTGATGTCAACACCCATTGTGACG ATTTACAAAGACAACTGCAACAGAGCCATGAGGATGCGGATCGcctacagcagcagctgcttgAGAAGGATGGCAAGCTCgaccagctgcagcaggagTTAGAAAAACAAACCAGGGAGTATAACAAACTGCAGGACGACTACATCA ATCTTCAAAACAAAGTGGCTGATGTTGAAGATAATACAATCTTTGCCA GGAAGATGACCTTGGATCCAAACACAGCAAACCCAAGAATAGTTCTGTCTGCAGATAACACAGAGATGTCCACTGctgaaacaatacaaaatatcCCAGACAATCCAGGCCGGTTTGATGTGGCTCTCGGTGTCCTGGGCAGTACTGGATTCTCAAGTGGCAGACATTACTGGGAGGTGTCTGTAGCTGGGAAGCTTTGTTACCATCTTGGGATGGCTAGTGAATCTGCTGAAAGAAAGGGAAGTATAACATTCAGGCCGACAAATGGTTTCTGGACCATAGTTCTGAACAAGCAGGGTCAGTATAAAGCTATTGATAAGCGGTCTGTTATTATTCCAGTTGAGACGCAACCTCTGACACTGGGCATTCTGCTGGACTACAAAAAGGGACAAGTCTCTTTTTATGATGCTGGTGCCAGATCTCATATGTACTCATTTGTAGGTCAAACATTTACAGATAAAATCTATCCATTTATCAATTTTTGTGTTGAGGACATTGAAAGTTCTACTCCAATAGTGTTGCTTTCTCCTGGATCAGTTGACTGGATAAAATAG